In the genome of Vicinamibacteria bacterium, the window TAGTTCCCCCAGAGGACAATCAAAATCATGACGAGATGAGCGACGGTGGTTGCTTTCCCGAGGAACGTGGGAGTGAAGCTACGTCGGCCGATGGCGAGGTGGAACACTAGAACCGCCAGGAGGATCAGGGCATCGCGACTGATCGAGACGATCGCGATCCAGGCGGGAATTCGAACGGCCAGCGACGGGTTGGGAACCGAGAGAACGATCAAGGAAGCCGTCACCAGGAGCTTGTCGGCCAGCGGATCGAGCATCGCTCCGAGCTCGGTCCTCTCGCTACGCACGCGGGCGGCGAGGCCGTCGAGTCCATCCGTGACCCCGGCGATGGCGAACACAGTGAGCGCCCATCCGAAGTGGGCATAA includes:
- a CDS encoding CDP-alcohol phosphatidyltransferase family protein, which gives rise to MTLANQLTLLRIALVPGLVILVVYAHFGWALTVFAIAGVTDGLDGLAARVRSERTELGAMLDPLADKLLVTASLIVLSVPNPSLAVRIPAWIAIVSISRDALILLAVLVFHLAIGRRSFTPTFLGKATTVAHLVMILIVLWGNYRGEEHPFTVPAFAVTMSLVALSGIQYLYMGHDLLKDEPG